One genomic region from Pyrinomonadaceae bacterium encodes:
- a CDS encoding PP2C family serine/threonine-protein phosphatase: MSTPTPANQVKVASVSDRGLNDKRPLNEDSFLSDQERGIFAVADGVGGAEAGEVASQTAVDVLSEAFRHRINDGDDVEDLMELAIQRANASIHQMANEHPRFSMMATTIVALHVDGLRATFGHVGDSRLYRLTSKGEFRRETEDHSIVEEEVRAGRMTPEQAQNHPSKNVISRALGAEPSVEVDMQTIEIEDGTSFLLCTDGITRHIPDNELRDLVLSGQPIEAVCEEMKRRCYERGAEDNLTAVIVQVGTPKHTAAADVERTVDAKLPPELHRTTPDVAEPRVLLTPASRIAFPGPENQPLAAPAVVAAEQEAATGGRAVRRFFGFVFVLALIAAAFYAGTRYPDIRRILNLNAAPAVQPTPSQSPLPDTRASFDTKRAAVDADPHKWLAENVNAGSRPFESKDPEFLYLYGRAQMLTGNHRDAGQALDLAIANYQTAAAAPLSLQAEVKLAQAAAALKQSSFATGAPTQDALAGQQKAATILDELLGVKGQTAPK, encoded by the coding sequence GTGAGCACCCCTACCCCTGCCAACCAAGTGAAAGTCGCATCAGTGAGCGACCGTGGGCTGAATGACAAGCGTCCACTCAATGAGGATTCATTCCTCAGCGATCAGGAGCGCGGCATCTTTGCCGTCGCTGACGGTGTCGGCGGAGCAGAGGCCGGTGAGGTTGCGTCCCAAACCGCCGTCGATGTTCTTAGCGAAGCCTTTCGCCACCGGATCAACGACGGCGACGACGTTGAGGACCTGATGGAATTGGCGATTCAGCGCGCCAACGCATCGATCCATCAGATGGCGAACGAGCATCCGCGGTTCTCGATGATGGCGACAACGATCGTCGCCCTGCATGTCGATGGCTTGCGCGCGACCTTCGGACACGTGGGTGATTCGCGTCTTTACCGCCTGACATCGAAGGGTGAATTCCGTCGCGAAACTGAGGATCATTCGATCGTCGAAGAAGAAGTTCGCGCCGGCCGCATGACGCCTGAACAGGCGCAGAACCATCCCAGCAAAAACGTGATCAGTCGCGCCCTCGGCGCTGAACCCTCGGTCGAAGTAGACATGCAAACGATCGAGATTGAAGACGGCACTTCGTTCCTGCTCTGCACCGACGGAATTACCCGCCATATCCCAGACAATGAGCTGCGCGACTTAGTTCTGAGCGGCCAACCTATCGAAGCAGTTTGCGAAGAGATGAAGCGCCGCTGTTATGAACGCGGCGCTGAAGACAATCTCACTGCTGTCATCGTTCAGGTCGGGACGCCGAAGCACACCGCCGCCGCAGATGTCGAACGGACGGTTGACGCTAAGCTGCCGCCGGAACTCCACCGCACTACGCCAGACGTTGCTGAGCCGCGCGTGCTCCTGACACCGGCTTCGCGTATTGCTTTCCCGGGCCCCGAAAATCAACCGTTGGCTGCTCCGGCTGTCGTCGCAGCAGAACAGGAAGCTGCGACAGGAGGTCGCGCTGTGCGTCGCTTTTTTGGATTTGTTTTCGTGCTGGCTCTGATCGCCGCAGCGTTTTACGCCGGCACGCGGTACCCGGATATTCGTCGCATATTGAATTTGAATGCCGCCCCGGCAGTTCAGCCCACGCCGTCGCAGTCGCCGTTGCCCGACACCCGCGCATCATTCGACACGAAGCGGGCTGCCGTAGATGCCGACCCGCACAAGTGGCTGGCTGAGAACGTGAATGCCGGTTCGAGACCATTCGAATCGAAGGACCCTGAGTTCCTCTACCTGTACGGCCGCGCGCAGATGCTCACCGGCAACCATCGCGACGCCGGCCAGGCATTAGATCTCGCCATCGCGAACTATCAAACCGCTGCGGCCGCTCCCCTTTCTTTGCAGGCAGAAGTAAAGCTGGCTCAGGCCGCGGCAGCCTTAAAACAAAGTTCCTTTGCAACCGGAGCCCCTACGCAGGACGCCCTGGCGGGTCAGCAAAAAGCAGCAACCATCCTCGACGAACTCCTCGGAGTGAAAGGCCAGACTGCGCCCAAATGA
- a CDS encoding RNA methyltransferase: MSALKISSRDNSLLRRARAVRDGKLDDLIFVEGLRLCEEALKSDLRIEAVIYSDHILRKDRAAHSIEKLSAVADTSATVSEKLLESVSYTKTPQGVVVLAVRPAHDEETFAAKQTKSPLVVILHEINNPVNVGAIVRTAEAAGATGVIATANTADPFSPKALRGAMGSAFRLPIWNGPSFPAAVAWCGSRKIQTIAADSSGSEVHRDVDWRKSSAIIVGRESTGLSPEELASTDASVRIPMQGAAESLNVAVATGVILFEAARQRAAN; encoded by the coding sequence ATGTCTGCCTTGAAGATTTCCAGCCGCGACAATTCCCTGCTCCGCCGCGCGCGTGCCGTGCGCGATGGCAAGCTCGACGATTTGATCTTCGTCGAAGGACTGCGGCTCTGTGAAGAAGCGCTCAAATCCGATCTACGAATCGAAGCGGTCATTTACTCAGACCATATCCTGCGCAAAGATCGCGCGGCCCACTCGATAGAAAAGTTGAGCGCCGTCGCTGACACTTCGGCCACCGTGAGCGAGAAACTGCTCGAATCGGTCTCTTACACGAAAACGCCACAAGGCGTGGTCGTGCTCGCTGTCCGACCCGCGCATGACGAAGAGACCTTTGCCGCGAAGCAAACGAAGTCGCCGCTCGTCGTCATCCTTCACGAAATCAACAATCCCGTGAACGTTGGCGCGATCGTGCGCACGGCGGAAGCGGCGGGCGCTACCGGGGTCATCGCGACCGCTAACACCGCCGATCCGTTTTCGCCTAAAGCTCTGCGCGGCGCTATGGGCTCGGCGTTTCGCTTGCCCATTTGGAACGGCCCTTCGTTCCCCGCAGCCGTTGCCTGGTGTGGCTCGAGGAAAATCCAAACAATCGCCGCCGACTCGTCCGGTTCAGAGGTGCACCGGGATGTTGATTGGCGCAAATCGAGCGCGATAATAGTTGGCCGGGAATCAACCGGGCTGTCGCCTGAAGAGCTCGCGTCGACGGATGCGTCCGTGCGAATTCCCATGCAGGGAGCCGCGGAAAGCCTGAACGTAGCGGTCGCCACCGGCGTCATTCTGTTCGAAGCGGCAAGACAGCGCGCGGCAAACTAG
- a CDS encoding endonuclease/exonuclease/phosphatase family protein, which yields MSFTPPDANTRIEFGNQHVSQNDVAEKSSLVLASYNIRYAVGRFLILSGLLRKLGYNFPSRRADAIEGNLETAAAAFTNNRLLPAPDILALQEADKMTGRTGGQHIARRLAEEMRMSYVHAGVGLPLGVPPKQREWWLNFEEQVANDDEGDMGVAWLSRLPLTDVELIDLPWHECPWHPRVAVAATIHWRDEKVRLFNAHIDPHGPLDNQHQQTEFVLERATEHEGPTVLLGDFNTLSKEKAIEIRKLMESHGYTTPFPTDIPTWRGAGVVRFHADWIFGKGITFKRWGVAKPLNVSDHWPVWAEIQTSDVRYQTSDVSLETDV from the coding sequence ATGTCTTTCACGCCGCCGGACGCGAACACGCGAATCGAATTTGGAAACCAACACGTTTCGCAAAACGATGTCGCCGAAAAGTCGAGCCTCGTGCTGGCGTCCTACAACATTCGCTATGCAGTCGGGCGTTTTCTGATTCTGTCCGGCCTGCTGCGGAAACTTGGCTATAACTTTCCAAGTCGTCGCGCCGATGCGATTGAGGGCAACCTCGAAACGGCCGCCGCCGCTTTCACTAACAACCGTTTGCTGCCCGCGCCGGACATTCTAGCATTGCAGGAAGCCGACAAGATGACCGGCCGCACAGGCGGTCAACATATCGCGCGACGTCTGGCGGAAGAAATGAGGATGTCTTACGTGCATGCGGGCGTAGGTTTGCCGCTTGGCGTACCGCCGAAGCAACGCGAGTGGTGGCTGAACTTTGAAGAGCAAGTCGCGAACGATGACGAGGGCGACATGGGCGTGGCTTGGTTGAGCCGCCTGCCGCTTACCGACGTCGAACTTATCGACCTGCCGTGGCATGAATGTCCCTGGCATCCGCGCGTCGCCGTCGCTGCGACCATTCACTGGCGCGACGAGAAGGTTCGCTTGTTCAATGCGCACATCGATCCGCATGGGCCGCTCGACAATCAACATCAACAGACTGAATTCGTCCTCGAACGAGCGACGGAGCATGAAGGCCCGACCGTGCTGCTCGGCGACTTCAACACGCTGTCAAAGGAAAAGGCGATCGAGATTCGCAAACTGATGGAGTCGCACGGCTACACGACCCCGTTTCCCACAGACATTCCGACCTGGCGCGGCGCAGGGGTGGTGCGCTTTCATGCCGATTGGATCTTCGGCAAAGGCATCACGTTCAAACGTTGGGGTGTGGCGAAGCCTTTAAACGTTTCCGATCATTGGCCCGTTTGGGCGGAGATCCAGACATCAGATGTCAGATATCAGACGTCAGATGTTAGCCTTGAGACCGATGTCTGA
- the aroF gene encoding 3-deoxy-7-phosphoheptulonate synthase yields the protein MLIVMKADATDAQVAHVCDVITELGFKPHSMPGAHRTAIGVTGNPGAIDPTRFENLPGVAEAIRVTKPYKLISLDLRPEKTIVRVGDATIGGDELAIIAGPCAIESHAQAFAVAEAVRRSGARFFRGGAFKPRTSPYAFQGLGEEGLRILAEVREAYGLKIVTEALDESSLDLVEKYGDVIQIGARNMQNFSLLRRAGRSHLPVLLKRGLSATLDEWLLAAEYIMSEGNYNVVLCERGVRTFAQHTRNTLDLASIPAVRRLSHLPVVVDPSHGTGKNYMVIPLACAGVAVGADGLIVEVHDQPEKALSDGAQALTPDQYEQLIQEVRPIHEVVTPQPVS from the coding sequence ATGCTCATTGTCATGAAAGCCGACGCCACGGATGCGCAAGTTGCGCATGTGTGCGACGTCATCACTGAACTCGGCTTCAAACCGCACTCAATGCCGGGCGCGCATCGCACAGCGATTGGTGTCACCGGCAATCCGGGCGCGATTGACCCGACGCGTTTCGAAAACCTGCCGGGTGTGGCTGAAGCCATTCGCGTCACCAAACCTTACAAACTGATCAGTCTGGACCTGCGCCCCGAAAAGACCATCGTGCGCGTCGGTGACGCAACGATTGGTGGAGACGAACTCGCCATCATTGCCGGCCCGTGCGCCATCGAGAGCCATGCCCAGGCCTTTGCCGTTGCGGAAGCCGTGCGGCGCAGCGGTGCGCGTTTCTTTCGCGGCGGCGCGTTCAAGCCAAGGACTTCTCCGTATGCTTTCCAGGGGTTGGGCGAAGAAGGACTGAGGATTCTCGCCGAGGTTCGCGAAGCTTATGGACTGAAGATCGTAACTGAGGCGCTGGATGAAAGCAGTTTGGATCTCGTCGAGAAATATGGCGACGTCATTCAGATCGGGGCACGGAACATGCAGAACTTCAGTCTGCTCAGGCGGGCCGGCCGTTCGCATCTGCCGGTGCTTTTGAAACGCGGTCTGTCGGCGACACTCGATGAGTGGCTGCTGGCGGCTGAGTACATCATGTCTGAAGGCAACTACAACGTGGTGCTGTGCGAACGCGGCGTCCGGACTTTCGCGCAACACACGCGTAATACCCTCGACCTCGCTTCGATTCCCGCTGTGCGTCGCCTGTCGCACCTGCCGGTGGTAGTCGATCCCTCGCACGGGACCGGGAAGAACTACATGGTGATTCCCTTAGCATGTGCGGGTGTCGCGGTTGGCGCCGATGGTTTGATCGTCGAAGTTCACGACCAGCCTGAAAAGGCCCTGTCAGACGGCGCGCAGGCGCTGACGCCTGATCAATACGAGCAACTAATTCAGGAAGTGCGGCCGATTCATGAGGTCGTCACCCCGCAACCGGTGTCGTAA
- a CDS encoding serine/threonine protein kinase — MSELKLLQCRLDGRYDVEDCLGRGSYAEIYVARDLAATDERFREVVIKALNVLLQGYQDPELERTLIQNFQNEAIALDRVRHPNIISRLGHGTALDLNGTAFHYIVLEFLGGGDLSALARREPLTLETALFYLQQVCSGLAHAHVSGVIHRDIKPQNLLLTADHQIVKIADFGVARMEASEGAITRVGTNIYAAPEHSPLLQTGPLGTASLSSERLTPAADIYSLAKTAYTLICGLPPRKFAHEPVTELPEHLAGKPWAKSLLAVFEQATQTRPSERYQTVQEFWDELSDAMLPPTRELHAVEPRRGVTSDLNLAAVATAAPPRPRFESSQELREEPAVNGARPRIVVAIANQNVPAAVAPAPTFGGVQKQPGRVKVAVPECVPKTSAKPAQVEPKPKPSTRLRAILVSLVLIIAFAGMLLATRNYIRNRWAQQQTQQTGPIGREALTTTDLNLRAGPSSANERVGVAAAGSRVKVLSISGNNANWCEVQVLEHSRPKSEPSSQDRGWVNRQYLKFE; from the coding sequence ATGTCAGAGCTGAAACTTCTACAGTGCCGACTCGATGGCCGTTACGACGTCGAAGATTGTCTGGGACGCGGCAGCTACGCAGAGATTTACGTCGCCCGCGATCTCGCCGCTACTGATGAACGCTTCCGCGAAGTCGTAATCAAAGCCCTCAACGTTCTGCTGCAGGGCTATCAGGATCCCGAACTCGAACGCACGCTAATTCAGAATTTTCAGAACGAGGCGATCGCCCTCGATCGCGTGCGCCACCCGAACATCATCAGCCGTCTCGGTCACGGTACGGCGCTCGATCTCAACGGAACTGCTTTTCACTACATTGTGCTCGAGTTTCTCGGTGGCGGTGACCTGTCAGCGTTGGCGCGGCGCGAGCCGCTCACATTGGAAACCGCCCTCTTCTATCTTCAGCAGGTTTGCTCGGGCCTGGCCCACGCACACGTATCGGGTGTCATCCATCGCGACATCAAGCCGCAGAACCTCCTGCTCACCGCCGACCATCAAATCGTCAAGATTGCCGATTTTGGTGTGGCGCGCATGGAGGCCTCGGAAGGCGCAATCACCCGCGTCGGCACAAATATCTACGCCGCGCCGGAACATAGTCCGCTGCTGCAAACCGGGCCTCTCGGCACGGCGTCGCTGTCCAGCGAACGGCTGACGCCGGCGGCGGATATTTATTCGCTGGCCAAGACTGCTTACACGTTGATCTGCGGTTTGCCTCCGCGCAAATTCGCCCACGAACCTGTTACCGAACTGCCCGAACATTTAGCGGGCAAACCCTGGGCGAAAAGCCTGCTCGCGGTATTCGAGCAAGCCACGCAGACGCGGCCTAGCGAGCGCTACCAGACAGTGCAGGAGTTCTGGGACGAGCTAAGCGACGCGATGCTGCCGCCGACGCGCGAGCTGCACGCGGTCGAGCCACGTCGTGGAGTTACGTCAGATCTGAACCTTGCCGCCGTGGCTACGGCCGCCCCGCCCAGGCCGCGGTTCGAAAGTTCGCAGGAGCTGCGCGAAGAACCGGCCGTCAATGGCGCGCGCCCACGGATCGTCGTCGCGATTGCTAATCAGAACGTGCCGGCGGCGGTGGCGCCTGCACCGACGTTCGGCGGTGTCCAAAAGCAACCCGGCCGCGTCAAGGTGGCGGTTCCGGAGTGCGTTCCGAAAACCAGTGCAAAGCCGGCACAAGTCGAACCCAAGCCGAAGCCCTCGACGCGGCTGCGGGCAATTCTAGTTTCCCTCGTCCTGATTATCGCGTTCGCCGGAATGCTGCTCGCGACCCGGAACTACATTCGCAATCGCTGGGCCCAGCAGCAGACACAACAAACGGGCCCCATCGGACGTGAAGCTTTGACCACAACTGATCTAAACTTGCGGGCCGGCCCCAGTTCCGCTAACGAGCGGGTGGGTGTGGCCGCCGCGGGCTCGCGCGTAAAGGTGCTGAGCATCAGCGGCAACAACGCCAACTGGTGTGAGGTTCAAGTGCTTGAGCACAGCCGCCCCAAGTCCGAGCCCAGCTCGCAGGATCGCGGCTGGGTAAACAGGCAGTACCTGAAGTTTGAGTGA
- a CDS encoding FtsW/RodA/SpoVE family cell cycle protein, with protein sequence MRNRLSSHIFVLLALIAVEVVGYFAIYRSGLIRGYETSWIGAARDLLLFFPLIVAAFWLSRTYRFKGSWVLYTAAVVLFSMGMLVQYRLYSDPEYGARNKAAARQEKTQALRIRYINENYDANKRALMGLPPTPPANEELPVKEASYSFFNAVTSSYTWVPVFALIGFALAFAFCMSDRLLSWVQRNSFIIVLVTLLPLAIAIVNSSAGKSLGNTTPWEPAKVPFLLGFAGLLTARYKDLARTYWGIPRARDIIPLLVMAMIPFIPFFALKDFGQMLIFSGAYATLYLVAVRRWPQLLVFVGSIVLVISILVIGALPRDMQEKFPMLPTVARPIQTVLPSRIQQRFHLWLDGFNPPSPETSWWKPEFEEALAENPRMRELAAESETMRQSVNNDVWFDKLAFQPAQAIFGIASGKTTGRGLGLGFPEVIPIADSDYVYAAIAEELGLIGGALVILAVIILVIAGIRTSIDARDMFTKLCAAGLTAFIGVQALVNIGGIVRALPMTGITLPFVSHGGFSLITSFAMLGMLMAFSHRNAVDARAMARVKHEPESSIKLEAVE encoded by the coding sequence ATGAGGAATCGTCTTTCATCACATATTTTCGTCCTGCTCGCGCTGATCGCGGTCGAGGTTGTCGGCTACTTTGCCATCTACCGCTCGGGCTTGATTCGTGGTTACGAAACCTCATGGATCGGCGCGGCGCGCGACCTCCTTTTGTTCTTCCCGCTTATCGTGGCTGCGTTCTGGCTCTCACGCACGTATCGATTCAAAGGAAGCTGGGTCCTCTACACGGCGGCTGTTGTTCTGTTCTCGATGGGCATGCTGGTCCAGTACCGTTTGTACAGTGACCCCGAGTACGGCGCGCGCAACAAAGCCGCCGCCCGCCAGGAAAAAACGCAGGCGCTGCGCATTCGTTACATCAACGAGAATTACGACGCGAACAAACGCGCGCTGATGGGTCTGCCGCCCACGCCACCGGCCAACGAAGAACTCCCGGTTAAGGAAGCAAGCTACAGTTTCTTCAATGCGGTGACATCAAGCTACACCTGGGTCCCGGTGTTCGCGTTGATCGGATTTGCGCTCGCGTTTGCCTTTTGCATGAGTGACCGTCTGCTGTCATGGGTCCAGCGCAACAGCTTCATCATCGTTCTGGTCACTTTGTTACCGTTGGCAATTGCGATCGTTAACTCGAGCGCGGGTAAGTCGCTCGGCAACACGACGCCGTGGGAGCCGGCGAAAGTTCCCTTCCTGCTGGGCTTCGCGGGCCTGCTGACCGCGCGCTACAAAGACCTGGCGCGCACCTACTGGGGCATTCCGCGCGCGCGCGACATCATCCCCCTGCTTGTGATGGCGATGATTCCGTTCATACCGTTTTTCGCCCTCAAAGATTTCGGGCAGATGCTCATCTTCAGCGGCGCGTACGCCACGCTTTATCTCGTCGCCGTCCGTCGCTGGCCGCAGTTGCTGGTCTTTGTCGGATCGATCGTGCTGGTGATATCGATTCTGGTCATTGGCGCGCTGCCGCGCGACATGCAGGAAAAATTTCCGATGTTGCCCACCGTCGCCCGTCCGATTCAGACCGTCCTGCCTTCCCGCATTCAGCAGCGATTCCATCTATGGCTCGATGGTTTCAATCCGCCTTCGCCTGAGACCTCCTGGTGGAAGCCTGAATTCGAAGAAGCCCTCGCTGAAAATCCGCGCATGCGCGAGCTCGCCGCCGAAAGTGAAACGATGCGGCAAAGCGTCAACAACGACGTCTGGTTCGATAAGCTCGCTTTCCAACCGGCGCAGGCAATCTTTGGGATCGCCTCAGGCAAGACGACCGGCCGCGGCTTAGGACTTGGTTTTCCGGAGGTGATTCCGATTGCGGATTCGGACTATGTTTACGCCGCAATTGCTGAGGAATTGGGGCTGATCGGCGGCGCGTTGGTCATCCTGGCGGTGATTATTTTAGTCATTGCAGGTATTCGCACATCGATTGATGCGCGTGATATGTTTACGAAGTTATGCGCTGCCGGGCTTACGGCCTTCATCGGCGTTCAGGCCCTGGTGAATATCGGCGGAATCGTGCGCGCACTGCCGATGACGGGCATCACTCTTCCATTTGTCAGCCACGGCGGCTTTAGTCTGATCACAAGTTTCGCGATGCTCGGAATGTTGATGGCCTTCTCACATCGAAACGCGGTTGATGCCCGCGCGATGGCCCGTGTGAAGCACGAACCGGAGAGCAGCATCAAGCTGGAGGCTGTTGAGTGA
- a CDS encoding FHA domain-containing protein, translating into MAEEQNPSPKRRRDTIVPERLMRRVLEGVGDVVDRKLGRTPDAEGGLSTDHLIRRMNALIDERARDDKRRGRIAPHHLKLKVEWGKHSETAPEVTKRLEQEVLAAAIDHINDSRYRTLAPVSIETEVDIFTKGIAVDPNYGEFEEELQREDLERKLGKDGLKNAPRHGEKLSVKYSVHISTPELSKDVQLEFTPGGRRVNVGRATDSDLHLNHSSVSKIHASLRMDNLGTIVVADTGSTNGTHINGQRIPYGEARPINEGDLLAFGDVEVRFRRINS; encoded by the coding sequence ATGGCAGAAGAGCAGAACCCGAGTCCAAAAAGACGCCGCGACACGATCGTGCCGGAGCGGCTGATGCGCCGCGTCCTTGAGGGCGTTGGCGACGTCGTGGATCGCAAGCTGGGCCGGACGCCTGATGCTGAAGGCGGCCTGAGCACCGATCACCTGATTCGGCGAATGAACGCGCTCATCGATGAACGGGCGCGCGACGACAAACGCCGCGGCCGCATTGCTCCCCATCATTTGAAATTGAAGGTCGAGTGGGGCAAACATTCTGAGACTGCTCCCGAGGTGACGAAGCGGCTCGAACAGGAAGTACTGGCCGCCGCTATCGATCACATCAACGACAGTCGTTATCGCACCCTCGCGCCGGTCAGCATTGAGACTGAAGTTGATATCTTCACGAAAGGAATCGCCGTCGACCCGAACTACGGCGAGTTTGAAGAAGAGCTTCAGCGGGAAGACCTCGAGCGCAAACTTGGCAAAGACGGACTTAAGAACGCACCCCGCCACGGCGAGAAACTGAGCGTCAAGTACAGCGTGCACATTTCCACCCCCGAACTTTCCAAAGACGTGCAGTTGGAGTTTACGCCCGGCGGACGCCGGGTAAATGTCGGCCGGGCCACGGATAGTGATCTGCATCTGAATCACTCGAGCGTTTCGAAGATTCATGCGTCGCTGCGAATGGACAATCTCGGCACTATCGTCGTGGCCGATACCGGCTCAACCAACGGCACGCACATCAACGGCCAACGAATCCCCTACGGTGAAGCACGCCCCATAAATGAAGGCGACCTCCTCGCGTTTGGCGATGTCGAGGTCCGGTTTCGTAGAATCAATTCCTGA
- a CDS encoding penicillin-binding transpeptidase domain-containing protein, with the protein MARALFLLQSATPTPVDSPEKFPAWLTLIFLIGIAFVALLLLIGLVRGWFTRKGGAAQIFANLSGELRRRLGTSATNRGLRVWRWLFVLIALTMFGFHVYWANYARDRNPKFQEMSYKDLRNRRLSESTLRGWIYDRKGRPLAYYKKDSSGQIVREYPMDDPFAHLFGADRGDPGLERALFGTESGAVPEVMQIIKGETVEQKLNKDYTLTIDKDLQQAVVDQLKGNPGAVVIFNPQTGEVLAMYSNPAYSLKQVQDEATWIRLDKDRKQKPLLNRAANEYYVPGSTFKTVMMYAAFRNGMQNVRFNTSGMFSPPGCDKTITDDGGGCHACGNIGMDVAFQQSSNIYFSWLGTQLGGEKIQETAKLLGMGAYDSLSGDGQGRRQPEIWNASSRAVQNAIAPTESWLKAGKKSTRCELMYEGYGQGYASQMTPFQMALVVSAGANMEGKLMKPKIELDRPNEMFSQVLTPAQAQTVRGIMHLVTEGGTANSVMAPVKAAGIKSGGKTGTAQKAVPVIDPKTGEPQRRLVSERDFRGNIVRQYYEIVMHDKLRSDAWYLSFAPLDRPVIAMAVLLEGPGPGISFYGGKNAGPIAAQLILKAKSLGYFGSNTSVPSASPTPRPRVRPRATP; encoded by the coding sequence ATGGCGCGCGCACTGTTTCTCTTACAATCTGCCACTCCGACGCCTGTAGACTCTCCGGAAAAATTCCCGGCCTGGCTGACACTGATTTTTCTGATCGGCATTGCGTTCGTCGCTTTGCTGCTGCTGATTGGCCTGGTGCGCGGCTGGTTTACCCGCAAGGGCGGAGCCGCACAAATTTTCGCGAACCTCTCGGGTGAGCTTCGGCGGCGTCTCGGCACTTCGGCAACTAATCGCGGATTGAGAGTCTGGCGCTGGCTGTTCGTGCTGATTGCGCTGACCATGTTCGGCTTTCACGTCTACTGGGCAAACTACGCGCGCGATCGGAATCCGAAGTTTCAGGAGATGAGCTACAAGGACCTGCGCAACCGTCGTCTTTCTGAATCGACATTGCGCGGCTGGATTTACGATCGCAAAGGCCGGCCGCTGGCTTACTACAAGAAGGATTCGTCGGGTCAGATCGTTCGCGAATACCCGATGGATGATCCGTTTGCGCACTTGTTTGGCGCGGATCGCGGCGATCCCGGACTGGAGCGCGCCCTCTTCGGAACCGAAAGCGGCGCGGTCCCGGAAGTGATGCAAATCATCAAGGGCGAAACCGTCGAACAGAAGCTGAACAAAGATTACACGCTGACAATCGACAAAGACCTGCAGCAAGCCGTCGTCGATCAACTCAAGGGCAATCCCGGCGCAGTCGTGATTTTCAATCCGCAGACGGGCGAAGTGCTGGCGATGTACAGCAATCCTGCGTACAGCCTGAAGCAGGTGCAGGACGAAGCGACATGGATTCGTCTGGACAAAGATCGCAAACAGAAGCCGCTGCTAAACCGCGCCGCCAACGAATACTACGTGCCCGGTTCGACCTTTAAGACGGTGATGATGTACGCGGCGTTCCGCAACGGGATGCAGAACGTGCGCTTCAATACCAGCGGGATGTTTTCCCCGCCGGGCTGTGACAAAACGATTACCGACGACGGTGGTGGATGCCACGCATGCGGGAACATCGGGATGGATGTGGCCTTTCAGCAGTCGAGCAATATCTATTTTTCATGGCTCGGGACGCAGTTAGGCGGCGAGAAGATTCAAGAGACGGCCAAGCTGCTCGGCATGGGCGCTTACGACAGCCTCAGCGGTGACGGTCAAGGACGGCGTCAACCGGAAATTTGGAATGCGAGTTCGCGCGCGGTTCAGAACGCGATCGCGCCGACCGAGTCCTGGCTGAAGGCCGGAAAGAAATCAACGCGCTGCGAGTTGATGTACGAAGGTTACGGCCAGGGTTACGCTTCACAGATGACGCCATTCCAGATGGCGCTGGTGGTTTCAGCCGGTGCGAACATGGAGGGCAAGCTAATGAAGCCCAAGATCGAATTGGACCGTCCCAACGAAATGTTTAGTCAGGTGCTGACTCCCGCGCAGGCGCAAACGGTCCGCGGCATCATGCACTTGGTTACTGAAGGCGGCACCGCGAACAGCGTCATGGCCCCAGTGAAAGCTGCCGGCATTAAGAGCGGAGGCAAGACCGGTACTGCCCAGAAAGCCGTCCCTGTGATCGATCCCAAGACGGGTGAACCGCAGCGTCGCCTGGTTAGCGAGCGCGACTTCCGCGGCAATATCGTCCGCCAGTATTACGAAATCGTGATGCACGACAAGCTCAGAAGCGATGCGTGGTACCTGAGCTTTGCTCCGCTCGACAGGCCGGTGATTGCGATGGCCGTGCTGTTGGAAGGTCCCGGTCCCGGAATCAGTTTCTACGGCGGCAAGAACGCCGGACCGATTGCGGCGCAGTTGATTCTGAAAGCGAAGTCGTTGGGTTACTTTGGCAGCAATACAAGCGTGCCGTCGGCGAGCCCGACCCCGCGGCCGCGCGTCAGGCCGCGTGCGACTCCGTGA